In the genome of Coturnix japonica isolate 7356 chromosome 19, Coturnix japonica 2.1, whole genome shotgun sequence, one region contains:
- the FLOT2 gene encoding flotillin-2 isoform X5, which yields MTLQPRCEDVETAEGVALTVTGVAQVKIMTEKELLAVACEQFLGKNVQDVKNVVLQTLEGHLRSILGTLTVEQIYQDRDQFAKLVREVAAPDVGRMGIEILSFTIKDVYDKVDYLSSLGKTQTAAVRRDADIGVAEAERDAGIREAECKKEMLDVKFMADTKIADSKRAFELQKAAFTEEVNIKTAEAQLAYELQSAREQQKIRQEEIEIEVVQRKKQIDVEEKEIIRKEKELIATVKRPAEAEAYRIQQIAEGEKVRQVLLAQAEAEKIRKIGEAEAFVIEAIGMAEAEGLKLKAKALQNYGEAAKLALVLDALPEIAAKVAAPLSKVDEIVVLSGESSNVTSEVNRLLAEIPASVRAITGVDLTKIPLIQKATGAQA from the exons GTGAAGATAATGACCGAGAAGGAGCTCCTGGCTGTGGCCTGTGAGCAGTTCTTGGGGAAGAACGTGCAGGATGTGAAGAACGTGGTCCTTCAAACACTGGAGGGGCATCTGCGCTCCATCCTAG GAACCTTGACAGTGGAGCAGATCTACCAGGACAGGGACCAGTTTGCTAAGCTGGTGCGAGAGGTGGCAGCTCCAGACGTGGGTCGCATGGGTATCGAGATCCTGAGCTTTACCATCAAG GATGTCTACGATAAAGTGGATTACCTGAGCTCCCTGGGAAAGACTCAGACTGCGGCTGTCCGAAGGGATGCAGACATTGGTGTGGCAGAAGCCGAGCGAGATGCTGGCATTCGG gaGGCAGAGTGCAAGAAGGAAATGTTGGACGTCAAGTTCATGGCAGATACTAAAATAGCAGATTCCAAACGTGCTTTTGAACTGCAGAAAGCTGCCTTCACTGAGGAGGTCAACATTAAG ACAGCTGAAGCCCAGCTGGCCTACGAGCTCCAGAGCGCCCGGGAGCAACAGAAGATCCGCCAGGAGGAGATAGAAATCGAGGTGGTGCAACGCAAGAAGCAGATCGATGTGGAAGAGAAGGAGATCATCCGCAAGGAGAAGGAGCTGATAGCCACTGTGAAGCGGCCGGCTGAGGCTGAAGCTTATCGCATCCAGCAGATAGCTGAGGGGGAGAA GGTAAGGCAAGTCCTCCTGGCTCAGGCGGAGGCAGAGAAGATCCGCAAGATCGGAGAAGCAGAAGCTTTTGTGATTGAGGCCATCGGGATGGCAGAGGCTGAGGGGTTGAAGCTGAAggccaaagcactgcagaactaCGGGGAAGCCGCCAAGCTGGCCCTGGTGCTGGATGCATTGCCCGAG ATCGCTGCCAAAGTGGCTGCTCCGCTCTCCAAAGTGGATGAGATCGTTGTTCTCAGCGGGGAGAGCAGCAATGTGACGTCCGAGGTGAACCGCCTGCTGGCCGAGATCCCCGCCTCCGTGCGTGCCATCACTGGGGTGGACCTCACCAAG ATTCCCCTGATCCAAAAAGCCACTGGAGCCCAGGCATGA